Below is a genomic region from Flammeovirgaceae bacterium SG7u.111.
CCAATATTTCATCGTTGATGAGGATATCGAACGTTCTACCTTTATCGAGTGCCGAATAAGTTACCCGTAGCTTTGTAGCCTCATTTTTTTTGTTTTTCAGGTCATAGCTAAACCAGCCTTCGGCATGCCTCCAAAACCTACCGTTGTAAATTCCCGATTCGGTTTTTTCCGCTTTGAAGTTGTGGTCAGATTCTGGCTGTTGCTCCCCAGGCGCTATTTGATCGACCGTTTGGGCTTCTAGTGCTAACATCGCTTGTTCTTTTACCCGAATGTCCTCTTTTCTCTTTTCCCACTCTTCTGGCGTGGTCACAGGCCAATAGATCATGTAGCGAGCCTCGTGAACGGTGTAAAATGGCACGAGCGTGAGGTCTTTGTATTGTTCAGGATAGATTTCTGAGAATGTGAAGGTAAGCGGCTTCCCTTCCACAGGAACGACCTTGCTCACATAGTTTTTGGACGCGTCCACTAGGATAGGAGCCGTTTCTATAGGGTAGTAATCATCGCTGGCAATGTGCCCCATTCTGCTGCCGTCGGCAAACAGTCCCTTGAGCTTGGTAGTGTCGGTTTTGGCAGCCAATACGATCGGACCATGTACAAAAGAGATCCAAGGAGAGTTGTCCGGCATGTATTCCGCTTTGGTGCTCATAGGCAGCTCAAAAGAGATTTTATCCCCATTTTTCCACTTTCTTTGGATGGAAGCAAATGTTGGGTTGGTTTTGTCTATGGCTACTTCTTTTCCATTTACCAACACTGAAAATCTTCCTTCGGTAACCCAACTTGGGTAGCGGATATTGATGGAAAATTTGGCCGCTTTTTTTAGCTTTAGCGTAAGCTCGGAATTCTCTTCGTAAGGAAACTTCGTTGTTTGTTCCAGTGAAAGCCCTTTTTCTTTCCATTCCAAAGTAGAAGGGATGAATAGGTTTACATAAAGGTTTTCACTGTCGTGGGCATAAATAAGCTCACCGTATTTACCATGGTTTTCAAGCCCAGAACCTACGCAGCACCAAAAGCCTTCTTGGGGCTGAGAATAGACCCTATAATGCCTCGGGCGCATAGGGGTGAAATACACGAACCCGCCTTTGGTGGGGTGCTGAGAAGAGAGAATATGGTTGTACATCGCTCTTTCAAAATAGTCGATGTATTTCTGCTGAGGGTTGCTGAGGTACAACATTTTGGCAAGCTTGATCATGTTGTACGTATTGCAAGTCTCTGGCCCTTGGTTGGATTCTATCATGGAAGAGAAATCGCTTTCAGGGTGGAAATGCTCCCTTACGCTATTGCCACCAATCGACACAGTTCGTTTGTTGACCACCGTTTCCCAGAAGAAGTTGGATGCATTTGCCCAAGTAGAATCTTTGGCTACTTCAGCCACTCGTTTGAACCCAATAATTTTTGGGATCTGGGTGTTGGCA
It encodes:
- a CDS encoding glycoside hydrolase family 127 protein translates to MKQVIFYLLAAILISTNCFSQELKPFPLSSVRLLDGPFKQAQQVDLEYIKALDPDRLLAPYLIDAGIPVKAKRYGNWENTGLDGHIGGHYLTALSLMYASTGDEEAKKRLDYMINELAKCQEKNGNGYVGGVPDGQKMWEEIKKGDIDAGGFSLNHKWVPLYNIHKIYAGLRDAYLIGGNEKAKGMLIKLTDWCIDLTANLSDAQVQDILRSEHGGLNEVFADVTAITGEDKYLELAKRFSHEVILDPLLHQEDKLTGLHANTQIPKIIGFKRVAEVAKDSTWANASNFFWETVVNKRTVSIGGNSVREHFHPESDFSSMIESNQGPETCNTYNMIKLAKMLYLSNPQQKYIDYFERAMYNHILSSQHPTKGGFVYFTPMRPRHYRVYSQPQEGFWCCVGSGLENHGKYGELIYAHDSENLYVNLFIPSTLEWKEKGLSLEQTTKFPYEENSELTLKLKKAAKFSINIRYPSWVTEGRFSVLVNGKEVAIDKTNPTFASIQRKWKNGDKISFELPMSTKAEYMPDNSPWISFVHGPIVLAAKTDTTKLKGLFADGSRMGHIASDDYYPIETAPILVDASKNYVSKVVPVEGKPLTFTFSEIYPEQYKDLTLVPFYTVHEARYMIYWPVTTPEEWEKRKEDIRVKEQAMLALEAQTVDQIAPGEQQPESDHNFKAEKTESGIYNGRFWRHAEGWFSYDLKNKKNEATKLRVTYSALDKGRTFDILINDEILATVKIDDLKGSGFVDVDYELSEKMRDSDKLNLKFAAHEGSVAGGIYYIRLMK